A section of the Saccopteryx leptura isolate mSacLep1 chromosome 6, mSacLep1_pri_phased_curated, whole genome shotgun sequence genome encodes:
- the CHRM5 gene encoding muscarinic acetylcholine receptor M5, producing MEAESYHNATTVNGTPVNHQPLERHGLWEVITIAAVTAVVSLITIVGNVLVMISFKVNSQLKTVNNYYLLSLACADLIIGVFSMNLYTTYILMGRWALGSLACDLWLALDYVASNASVMNLLVISFDRYFSITRPLTYRAKRTPKRAGIMIGLAWLISFILWAPAILCWQYLVGERTVPPDECQIQFLSEPTITFGTAIAAFYIPVSVMTILYCRIYRETEKRTKDLADLQGADSVAETGKRKPAHKALLLSCISCPRPTLAQRERSQASWSSSRRSASTTGKPSQAPGPSTEWDKAEQLTTCSSYPSSEDEDRPATGPIFQVVYKSQAKEDPKGEFSTEETKDTSVKSQTEENDYNAPKYFQSPTAAQRPKSQKCVAYKFRLVVKADGTQEANNGCHKVEVLPCSSPVSKDRATKGLDPSLSHQMTKRKRMVLVKERKAAQTLSAILLAFIITWTPYNIMVLVSTFCDKCVPVTLWHLGYWLCYVNSTVNPICYALCNRTFRKTFKMLLLCRWKKKKVEEKLFWQGNSKLP from the coding sequence ATGGAAGCGGAATCTTACCACAATGCAACTACCGTCAATGGCACCCCAGTAAATCACCAGCCTTTGGAACGCCATGGGTTGTGGGAAGTCATCACCATTGCAGCCGTGACTGCTGTAGTAAGCCTGATCACCATCGTGGGCAATGTTTTAGTCATGATCTCCTTCAAAGTCAATAGTCAGCTGAAGACAGTTAACAACTATTACCTGCTCAGCCTAGCCTGTGCGGATCTCATCATCGGGGTCTTCTCCATGAACCTCTATACCACCTACATCCTCATGGGACGCTGGGCTCTCGGGAGTCTGGCTTGTGACCTTTGGCTTGCGCTGGACTATGTGGCCAGCAACGCCTCTGTCATGAACCTCCTGGTGATCAGTTTTGACCGTTACTTTTCTATCACAAGACCCCTGACATATCGAGCCAAGCGTACCCCAAAGAGGGCTGGCATCATGATTGGCTTGGCCTGGCTGATCTCCTTCATCCTCTGGGCCCCAGCGATCCTCTGCTGGCAGTACTTGGTTGGGGAGCGAACAGTACCTCCGGATGAATGCCAGATCCAGTTCCTCTCGGAGCCCACCATCACTTTTGGCACTGCCATTGCTGCCTTCTACATTCCAGTTTCTGTCATGACAATTCTCTACTGCCGAATCTACCGGGAGACAGAGAAGCGGACCAAGGACCTTGCTGACCTCCAGGGCGCTGACTCTGTGGCCGAAACTGGGAAAAGAAAGCCTGCTCACAAGGCTCTGCTTTTGTCCTGCATTagctgccctcggcccacactgGCCCAGAGGGAAAGGAGCCAAGCCTCCTGGTCATCCTCCCGCAGAAGCGCCTCCACCACTGGGAAGCCATCCCAAGCCCCTGGCCCCAGCACCGAGTGGGACAAAGCTGAGCAGCTCACTACGTGTAGCAGCTACCCCTCCTCAGAGGATGAGGACAGGCCCGCCACTGGCCCTATCTTCCAGGTGGTCTACAAGAGTCAGGCCAAGGAAGACCCAAAGGGAGAATTCAGTACTGAAGAGACCAAGGACACTTCGGTGAAAAGTCAAACAGAAGAAAATGACTATAATGCCCCCAAATACTTCCAGTCTCCAACAGCTGCTCAAAGACCTAAGAGTCAGAAATGTGTGGCCTATAAGTTCCGACTGGTGGTAAAAGCTGATGGGACCCAGGAGGCCAACAATGGCTGCCACAAGGTGGAAGTCTTGCCATGTTCCTCCCCAGTGTCCAAGGACCGTGCAACGAAAGGCCTGGATCCCAGCCTCAGCCATCAAATGACCAAACGGAAGAGAATGGTCCTTGTCAAAGAGAGGAAAGCGGCCCAGACCCTGAGTGCCATTCTCCTGGCCTTCATCATCACATGGACCCCTTACAACATCATGGTCCTGGTTTCCACCTTCTGTGACAAGTGTGTCCCAGTCACCCTGTGGCACTTGGGCTACTGGTTGTGCTACGTCAACAGCACTGTCAATCCCATTTGCTATGCCCTCTGCAACAGAACCTTCAGGAAGACCTTCAAGATGCTGCTCCTCTGCcgatggaaaaagaagaaagtggaagagaagttGTTCTGGCAGGGGAACAGCAAGCTCCCCTGA